One genomic segment of Ricinus communis isolate WT05 ecotype wild-type chromosome 5, ASM1957865v1, whole genome shotgun sequence includes these proteins:
- the LOC8277322 gene encoding histone acetyltransferase HAC12-like isoform X2, with translation MEMAFPRLKLLMVDHSLPSKTINIVLRLHPRIAVNNNILLRETLNLVTLTGVANNENLPARDFVSTFREGSEFTDSVLHIPEHASQVISEDSMFSSMGFSRMNPEAQILEQKQWQPYLSHEQFNKPFHLDEPMYYLAQQGEFSSPIAGQAVSMHSQLPSEQLHGIHVASESFSLLSNSKEIAGPKHDSFECKILHAYSSHKNSAMPTGDCLVSFVNYLHSTFCKDRSCKCRHFCALLSHFDKCCYANCDICGPLRDHPLTHNHHQNGSFLGDSSKTNTGGSGSCSSENMLPPTKRFKPSSYCSENSLPFSGHLKVNKSSSLLSSDKRTSVLAPLTVQPSDPEGLLPLLQWPESPVSINSEVLEGNTEFSTRPMQSPSRFYQKGNSAGEQFLSPNAESLCRPSKELIVAPKSEEIDSRSFGGTVDSVRDKADQLRVNSMPALFEEPGTSSKEEVIQIASNCDLAKPDLEAEMNEEMKAENPKTRGVSLIEFFSADEIKDHISSLRQWIGQRISKEEKEEQEIHCANENTCQLCAADKLLLAPVPIYCSSCGSRIKRSVIYYNASEENGTRHSFCTLCYKARGASITFYGITIPKAKLDKKKNDEEIEEPWVQCDKCKSWQHQICALFNDKRDMEGESEYICPKCCLEEIRRWGHMPLPKSTVLGAKDLPSTLLSDFIEQRLFRRLQQEKEDKAKVIGKNIDEVPGAENLVVRVVLSVKKQLKVKKQFLEIFRDGNYPDEFSYSSKVILLFQKIEGVDVCLFGMYVQEFGSECSQPNHRCVYISYLDSVKYFRPERQTATGEALRTFVYHEILIGYLEYCKKQGFAACYLWACPPLKGEDYILYSHPAIQKTPKSDKLRQWYNSMLRKAAKENVVVNVTNLYDHLFVPSGQFHSKVTAARLPYFDGDYWSGAAETIINNIEQQNGKSSGRKIKKSMTKRTLKAMGHTNPSDDITKEVLLMQKLGQTIFPVKEDFFVLHLQFVCTSCHEVISYGQRWFCSQCKNFQLCERCHDLEHSLNGGDTHAISSKEKHLLSKIMVDDIPSDTKDEDVILDSWLFENRHTLLGFCQKNHHQFDTLRRAKHSSMMILHHLHNPIMSTTATTCNICQQDINAEDRNVCATCRNKKFGLFRIHKLAYQSSAANCETENRDAWRGLLKLKELLYVLQHASQCRTTNGEPCSYPNCLLVRRLLYHASNCTIRIRRGCPGCIKAWKILWIHAKFCRQADCCVPRCRDLKSHMHAL, from the exons TTCCGAGGTTGAAGCTTTTAATGGTGGACCATTCTTTACCAAGCAAGACTATCAACATAGTTTTGAGGTTGCATCCAAGGATAGCTGTCAACAACAATATCTTGCTCAGG GAAACACTAAATCTAGTGACACTTACAGGTGTTGCAAACAATGAGAACCTTCCTGCCAGAGATTTTGTATCTACTTTTAGAGAAGGCTCAGAGTTCACTGATTCAGTTTTGCATATCCCAGAACATGCTTCTCAAGTAATTTCAGAAGACTCTATGTTCTCTAGCATGGGCTTCAGCAGAATGAATCCTGAAGCACAGATTCTGGAACAGAAACAGTGGCAACCTTATTTGTCTCATGAGCAATTTAATAAGCCTTTTCATCTGGATGAACCAATGTATTACCTTGCTCAACAAGGTGAATTTAGCAGTCCAATTGCTGGACAAGCAGTTTCTATGCATTCTCAGCTCCCTTCAGAACAACTTCATGGCATTCATGTTGCTTCAGAAAGTTTTTCACTTCTTTCCAATTCAAAGGAAATTGCTGGTCCTAAACATGATTCTTTTGAATGCAAGATCTTACATGCATATTCTAGCCACAAGAATTCAGCTATGCCCACAGGGGATTGCCtagtttcttttgttaattatttgcATTCAACATTTTGTAAAGATCGAAGTTGCAAGTGCAGACATTTCTGCGCACTTCTATCACATTTTGACAAATGTTGCTATGCTAATTGTGATATCTGTGGTCCTCTTCGAGATCATCCTTTAACCCACAATCATCACCAAAATGGTAGCTTTTTGGGGGATTCCAGCAAGACTAACACTGGTGGATCTGGCTCTTGCTCCTCAGAAAACATGCTGCCACCTACAAAACGATTTAAGCCCAGCTCTTACTGTTCAGAGAATTCGCTACCATTTTCAGGTCATCTGAAGGTGAATAAGTCCTCTAGTCTGTTGTCATCTGATAAAAGAACTTCTGTTTTGGCCCCGTTGACTGTTCAACCCTCTGATCCTGAAGGTCTTCTGCCCTTGCTGCAATGGCCAGAATCTCCTGTGTCTATTAATTCTGAAGTTTTGGAGGGGAACACTGAATTTTCTACAAGGCCCATGCAAAGTCCTTCAAGGTTTTATCAGAAAGGAAATAGTGCTGGGGAACAATTTTTGAGTCCTAATGCTGAGAGCTTGTGCAGGCCTTCTAAAGAACTGATTGTTGCTCCTAAGTCAGAGGAGATAGACTCTAGAAGTTTTGGAGGAACTGTCGATTCTGTAAGAGATAAGGCTGACCAGTTAAGGGTTAATTCCATGCCTGCTCTCTTTGAAGAGCCTGGTACCTCTTCTAAAGAGGAGGTGATACAGATTGCATCTAATTGTGACCTTGCCAAGCCAGATTTAGAGGCTGAAATGAATGAAGAGATGAAGGCGGAGAATCCAAAGACAAGAGGTGTGTCCTTGATTGAATTTTTCTCTGCAGATGAAATAAAGGACCACATATCAAGCCTTCGGCAGTGGATTGGCCAG AGAATATcaaaggaagaaaaggaagaacaAGAAATTCATTGTGCCAATGAGAATACATGCCAGTTGTGTGCAGCAGATAAGCTTTTACTAGCCCCAGTTCCAATATATTGCTCATCTTGTGGTTCTCGCATCAAACGCAGTGTGATTTATTATAACGCCTCAGAGGAAAATGGTACGAGGCATTCTTTCTGTACTTTATGTTATAAGGCTCGAGGTGCGAGTATCACATTCTATGGGATAACTATCCCCAAGGCAAAGCTggataagaagaagaatgatgAGGAAATTGAAGAACCA TGGGTCCAGTGTGACAAATGTAAAAGCTGGCAACATCAGATATGTGCTCTCTTCAATGATAAAAGAGATATGGAAGGGGAATCTGAGTACATATGTCCCAAATGCTGCTTAGAAGAGATTAGAAGGTGGGGACATATGCCATTGCCAAAATCTACTGTTCTTGGCGCAAAAGATTTGCCAAGCACTTTGCTTAGTGACTTCATAGAGCAAAGACTCTTTAGACGTCTTCAGcaagagaaagaagataaaGCAAAGGTTATTGGAAAAAACATTGATGAG GTTCCTGGAGCTGAAAACCTTGTTGTCAGGGTGGTGTTATCTGTTAAGAAACAGTTGAAAGTGAAGAAGCAGTTCTTAGAAATTTTTCGAGATGGCAATTACCCTGATGAATTTTCATATAGCTCAAAG GTGATTCTTTTGTTCCAGAAGATTGAAGGAGTAGATGTATGCCTTTTTGGCATGTATGTGCAGGAGTTTGGATCAGAGTGCAGTCAGCCGAATCACCGCTGTGTTTATATCTCTTATCTGGACTCGGTCAAATACTTTAGGCCTGAAAGACAAACTGCAACTGGAGAAGCTCTTCGTACTTTTGTTTACCATGAAATCTTG ATAGGATATCTTGAATACTGTAAGAAACAAGGTTTTGCGGCATGCTATTTATGGGCCTGCCCACCTCTAAAGGGAGAAGATTATATCTTATATAGCCATCCAGCAATTCAGAAGACACCAAAATCTGACAAGTTGCGGCAATG GTACAATTCAATGCTAAGAAAAGCAGCCAAAGAAAATGTCGTGGTCAACGTCACTAACTTATATGACCATCTCTTTGTTCCTAGTGGACAATTTCACTCCAAGGTAACGGCAGCTCGCTTGCCATATTTTGATGGTGACTATTGGTCTGGTGCTGCTGAGACTATCATCAATAACATTGAGCAGCAAAATGGAAAATCTTCAGGGAGGAAGATTAAGAAATCAATGACAAAAAGAACTCTTAAAGCCATGGGCCATACAAATCCTTCTGATGATATCACCAAAGAAGTTCTACTGATGCAAAAA CTAGGGCAAACTATCTTTCCTGTTAAGGAGGATTTCTTTGTTCTCCATTTGCAATTTGTTTGCACATCCTGCCACGAAGTGATATCATATGGGCAGCGATGGTTTTGCAGTCAATGCAAAAATTTTCAGCTATGTGAAAG ATGCCATGATCTGGAGCACAGCCTCAATGGAGGGGACACACACGCTATAAGTAGCAAAGAAAAACATCTACTCTCTAAG aTTATGGTGGACGATATTCCATCTGATACCAAGGATGAAGATGTTATTCTGGATAGTTGGTTATTTGAAAATAGGCATACCTTATTAGGTTTCTGTCAGAAGAATCACCATCAGTTTGACACACTTCGACGAGCTAAGCATTCTTCAATGATGATCCTGCATCATCTTCATAATCCAATAATGTCCACTACTGCAACCACCTGCAACATTTGTCAGCAGGATATCAATGCCGAGGATAGGAATGTTTGTGCCACATGCCGTAATAAGAAATTTGGTCTATTTCGTATTCATAAGTTGGCTTATCAGTCTTCTGCTGCTAATTGTGAGACTGAGAATAGAGATGCATGGCGGGGATTACTCAAG CTAAAGGAACTGCTATATGTTCTACAACATGCCTCGCAATGTAGAACAACCAATGGTGAACCCTGTTCTTACCCAAACTGCCTTCTGGTTAGAAGGTTGCTCTACCATGCATCTAATTGCACCATTCGGATCAGAAGAGGTTGTCCGGGCTGCATAAAGGCGTGGAAGATACTTTGGATTCATGCAAAATTTTGCAGGCAAGCAGATTGCTGCGTGCCGCGCTGCAG AGATTTGAAGAGTCATATGCATGCACTGTAA